From Aegilops tauschii subsp. strangulata cultivar AL8/78 chromosome 5, Aet v6.0, whole genome shotgun sequence:
GCTTCAAATCCCCCCTGTCAAAGGGTGTAGATCTTGCATAAAATAGAACTAGGGTCCTACCTCTAAGAGGCGGTGGAGAAACTCCCGAAAATATTGACATGAAGTTCACATCTCGGAGGAGAGACAAACACCCGGGAGAGCAACAAGGGGTGCATGTGGGCTATATGTGCCGTTGTAGGCACCCTAGGAGGGGAGGAACCTACACTAGGCGTAGACCCACCAGGGCCCACTAGCAGCCTCTTTCTGGCCCATGACCTtttttatgtatgatttattaTTATATTTTCGTTGTATGTTTTTGGGCCCCTGGAAATGCACTTGTTCACGAAGCTCCAATTTCTCAGATTATTATGCCATCAATTAATTCTCTCCATTATAAGATAAACCAAAGTTAGATTGATGCAAATGTTAATAAGCATGAAGTGTAAAACTAGAGACCGCATGGGACATGTGGCTAGCAAAATAAAAAAAAGTGTAAAACTGGAGTATTTATCCTTTGAAATTGTGATGCAAAATGTGGTTGACCAGTAAGAACAGTGCAAACAAACTATGTTAATTTCACTTTGCCTATAGGTTGCTGTGTTCGCCGCCATTGATTCGGATGTGGATGTGACTCGCGGGTTCCCGTTCTGGGTGGAGTTCGCCACTAGCCTAGCCCAGACGACTCATCTTGGCTCAGAATGTTTGCCCGATCCATCATGTACTGATGTGGGTCGTCATCTGACCAACGGCCGCCTACCATCATGATAGCACAAGCTATCATGAAAACATAACAGCCGTTGCGATCCCGGGACTATTTGTGCTTGTGCACGGAAACACATTTTTTAGGTCATATTTCAATACCCAATCATTTTGTTCTACTCTAATATTTGAGAAAGCTCCTAGCGTGTGCTCTTCCATGATTTCTCAACTTTATTTTCTTAGAATTTTATGGATTCATATTGTGGAGTACCTATATCAATGTTTTTTTTGCCagaaacttccaatctattcataTTCAATCATGACAGTACAAAAAACAAAAGAGGTAATACAAATTACAATCATGTCTGTGGACCACCTAACGACGACTACCAACACTGGAGCGaaccgaaggcgcgccgccgtcatcgcgcTCCCTTaccggagccgggcaaaccttgttgtagtagacagtcgggaagtcgtcgtgctaaggccccataggaccagcacACCAGAGTAGCAACCACGCCGATGAAGAAAGTCGTAGATCAGAAGGATCAAACCTGTAAACACCTAAACAAAGACAGGATCCAAATAGATCCACCGAAGACCAGCACCGACCGAATCCCGCAAGATCCGACGAAGACAAACCTTCACATGCCCTCCGACGATGCTAGATGCACCATCGGGAAGGGGATAGAGCGTGGGAGACATTATTCCTACTAAGGACGTCGCCGTCGCCACACAGCCCCAACCAAGAGGCCGAATCTAATAAGAACGAGAACGGGATCCCTCCCGCCGGCGGGGGGCCGAGATCCTCCGCACCTCCATGGCCTAGAGGCCATTGGAGATGGGACAGACCGGCGGCGGCGCCGACGGGAGGAGAAGAGCTTTTCTTGCGGAGGATACCTATATCAATGTTGCTACTTTGTCTTGGTTTCATACCTTCAAGAACATGTTTATGCGTGGTCACGGAAACACATCCTTGAATGATACAAGATGTTAGATAATAAAGTGGTTGTAACATGCACAATTCATAATCATTTGTCTTATTTATCCTTTTAATAGTAATTCCAATTTTTTCTGCTGATATGTATTTGCTATCTTTGAGATAGCTAATAGTGCAAGATTCTTCTACTTTTCAAACTCTGTTTTTCTGAGCATTAGAGCCAACGAACTAGCTCCATCTGATGAACTCCTACTGCAACTCGTTGTCAAACTGCACAAGGAGGCCATCTTAGAGCCCAGTTAGGTTGTTGTTCCCGGGCTCATCGTCGCAAAATTTCCTCCATGGCTTCCCCTTATGCGTCATGTTCTTTTCCCTACTATTAAATGAGAGTTAGTATGTTCTCCTAATCTCCTCCCCCACACCCTCATTATTTTTTGTCCCCACACCCCTGTTTGGAATAACTATTTATAACAAATCTGTAATTCATTTTCTTGTCCTATTAGAAACCATGTCCTGCATTAAATCAATCAAACATTACCAAAATCATGTCATGTATTAACTCAATCGAATCTAATCAACCTCAACTATATCAAAACTCTCATTGTGTTTCTCtacccatactcaaatcaaaccAAATCTCACCACAATCTACAATATGTACAATATGGTGGGTGTAAAGTATATGTTGGACATGATTGTTGTTAAACCACTAAAATATGTATGCCCCATCGCAACGCATGTACAATTAGCCAGTGTGTTGGATAAAATGTCACATGTTCAATTCTCTAAAGAAAATGTGACATGTTTGATTGAGAGTTGGACAAATGGGGCAAAAAACACATATTTACCTGAGGACAAAAAGAATTCACGATCTGAACTGCTTTCGAAAAAAAATCACTAAGCTAACCGTTTCGAGTGGCGCCCACAgataggcgccacactatactgTGCAGCGCCTGACTCTTAGGCACCACACGCCGGTCCAGCGTGGCAGCCCGGGCCCCACTCCTGGTTGTGCAGCGCCTAACTGAAAGGAGTTGCACAGTGTAGTGCAGCGCCTAACAGAAAGGAGCTGCACAGTGTAGTGCAGCGCCTAACAGAAAGGAGCTGCACTACCTTATATTAAAACTATTGTAACTTTTAATCCATGCATCCGATGAAAACGTGCCTTATATGAATGTTGTACATTTTTCCGTGTTCTACGCAATGATGGCATTTTCATCTATGTTAGGATCAATTTGCTTGATGAAAACCCTGTTGCAAAAGTGCATCATAATATAACTGACAGAATCTGTTAAAATTTACAAACTTGGCATGATGATAGCCATTGACCTATAGCTCTTACGCTTTTGCAACCTACATGAGTTTTGCACTGCATAATGTGTACTTTCACGCCATGCCTATGCTTGCCATGTTAATCATCTTTAACATGTTCATTTCTTGCATCTAAGTGACTAACATGATATAAGTGAACTTCTGTTACAGAAAGTTGTATTTTGTAAGATCCATAGTAATTAATCCTGGCATCATATGATATGATCTAATTATGAAACTTAGAAAATATTATGTCTACTTTAAGTCCATGTCATTTTCACACCCACTAAATATGTGCATCACTATGTTTTGAAACAGTAAAGTTCCTAACGCAATATTCTGCCAGATTGACACATTAATTTCATCGAGTTCATGGATATCATCAGAACTTTGCATTTTATAAGGTGTATACTTATATAGCCTTAAAATTTAGCACCTATAATGTTTTCTGTCAGTAGCAAGAGCACATGTTCTCTGATTTGGACTCTGTCTTTAGGCTACTGGAAAAAGCTGAGGTCGGTATGGAGTGAGTCGGTTTGAACTTGATAACCCAGGATGGCCTCATGCTAACCAGGACGACAAAACAGAGTTGATGGGAAAACTAGCTGTCAGCGCTACTAGCTGGATGTTAGAAGGCTTAtcttactagcataatgaataacagaGTTTAGCCAGCAGAAAAACTAAATTGATCTAAACAAATTCTAAATGAAAAACATATCAAGTTCATGCCAAGGGGTTTTGTTGAAATCAAGATATGATTATGTCAAGATATGCAATAAATTTGTCAACAACATTATCATGCCTACTTTAGTGCGACTGTTTTTAACATGGCAACACGCTGGATATACTGAAAGTAGACATGGAGATGCTCAAATTCATATataaagttattccatatgaagCATGGTTGATTTACTATGCATTTTACAAAATGCAAGTTCTGTTGAGAGACTTGGTGAAATTAACGTGTCAATCTGGTAGAACATTGCCTTAGGTACTTTAGTGTTTCAAAACATAGCGATGCAAATATTTAGTGGGTATGAAAATGACATGGACTTAAGGTAGACATAAAATTTTCCAACTTTCATAGTTAGATCATATTCATATGATGTCAAGATTAATTACTATGGATCTTACAAAATGTAACTTCCTGTAACAAAAGTTCACTTATATCATGTTAGTTACTTAGATGCAAGAAATGAACATGTTAAAGATAATTAACATGGCAAGCATAGGCATGGCGTGAAAGTACACATTATGCAGTGCAAAACTCATGTAGGTTGCAAACGCGTAAGAGCTATAGGTCAATGGCTATCATCATGTCAAGTTTGTAAATTTTAACAGATTCTGTCAGTTATATTATGACACACTTTTGCAACAGGGTTTTCATCAAGCAAATTGATCCTAACATAGATGAAAATGCCACCATTGCGTAGAACACGGAAAAATGTGCAACATTCATATAAGGCACGTTTTCGTCGGATTCACGGATTAAAAGTTACAACAGTTTTAATATAAGATAGTGCAACTCCTTTTAGTTAGGCGCTGCACTACACTGTGCAGCTCCTTTCAGTTAGGTGTTGCACTACACTGTGCAACTCCTTTCTGTTAGGCGCTGCACTACACTGTGCAACTCCTTTCAGTTAGGCGCTGCACAACCAGGAGTGGGCCCGAGCTGCCACGCTGGACCGAAGTGGACCACGCTGGACCGGAAAAATGTGCAACATAGCCTAAGAGCCAGGCGCTGCACAGTATAGTGTGACGCCTATCTGTCGGGTGCCACTCGAAACGATCAGCTCAGTGAATTTTTTTCGAAAGCAGTTTAGATTGTGAATTCTTTTGGTCCTCAAGTTAAATATGTGTTTTTTGCCGACAAATGGCAATGCTACTTCCTCTCCATTTCCAAGTCTGAGCCCACCCGTCATACTGCTCTGGATGATTTTGTAACTCCATTTCCTTCTCCCCTGGTTCGAGCGAAGTGTGGGCTACAGGGCGGAGGGGCGATGACAATGGAGCCCTCGCCCCGCCGCGCTAGGGTTGGCGAGCCGGCGGCGGACCCGCTGACGTCCCTCCCGCCGCCCCTGCTCGACGGCATCCTCACCCGCCTCGACCTCCCTTACGCGGTCCGTACCTCCGCCCTCTCTCGCGCCTGGCGCCGCCGGTGGGAGGccctcccctacctctgcctCTCCTTCGTCGACAACCCCGGCACGGCCCCCTTGGCTGTCGACCGCGTTCTCGCTCGCTACCCCGGCCGCATCTCCAACTTCTCCTTCCACGTCGACGAGCACTCCTTCGGCCGCGTCGATGACTGGCTCGTCGCCCTCTGCGACCGCGGCGTCAGGTCCATCAACCTCCGATGCGCCTCCCCCTTCATCCTCCACTCCTCCCTCTTCCTATGCGCCCAACTCACGCACCTCAAGCTGCACCAATGCGGCCTGCCGTCTCTCCCAGTGGGATTCACTGGATTCCCCATGCTCAAGGTTCTAAAACTCGGCCTTGTCGATTTCCCGGAGAACGGGGAGAGCCAACTGGAGGCGATTCTTGTCGGGTCACCCTTGCTTGAAACCCTGAATCTTCACTTTGTGGATGTCCGTGGGAATGACGCGTACTCAAACGCGTGGGTGATTCGCGGGGCCAACCTCCGGAGCCTAACGATAAGTTCTGACTTTGATTATGACTGGCAAGTTAAGGAGCTGCCATGCATCGATGAAGTCGCCATCGATGTTGGAAACTATGTGAGTAATATCAAGTTCAGAGGATTTCTTGCCAGCTTTGCGCAAGTTAGGAAGCTCTCTCTCTGTGCGTGCTACACATCGGTAATTTTCTGTTCTTACCATAAAAAGTGCCAATTATGAATTGTTCTGATCCACATTTGCATTGAGATTCACATGCTTAATATTTGTTTCTTTTACAGTTTACTGGAGGTGGTCTCCTGGAAACACTTCCATGTACCTTTGACAACTTAAAGAGTTTGACCCTCTGGACACATTTCTACGAAATGCCTGCCATAGTGTTAACCTTTTGCTTACTAAGGAATGCTCCTAATCTAGAAGAACTTGAAATTACGGTATGAAATAAGAACACCGCCTTGCAAACTATTGTAGTTGTTATGCTTGGAGGTCATCATTGCTATTTTTGGTGCTTGACACtttttgtttatttttggtgATGGGGATGCACCTGAAACAAATGCAGAGTTCTAAATACACAATGGACTGATGCCTTCTGTGCCAACCTTCAGGTTGTGAAAATGAAAAATATTGGCTGGTTGCAAAATGAAATGTATTTCATAGAGCTCGTTTTATCTAAAGCAGCAGTTCTTCGCACAATGCATCTTAGTCTTGGTTGCAGAAGATCAAAGTCAAATGAGGATGCACTCTGTGAACTAATGACATATAGAAGGGCTTCAACCCATGCTCGAGTCTTCTTTGACGGTAAAAAAAAAATCTTGAACTTCAGTCAGTAATTATCTGTATTCCTTAGCCTATATTTATGTTGAAGAATATATGGAGTGTCTTACAAGTTTCACATTCTTAATTAGCCCTTGGGTTGATATATTATGTGCTACCATTATTGTCTATACCGGAGAGGAGGGACTATGGATGGAAATAGGATGAACACTT
This genomic window contains:
- the LOC109766907 gene encoding F-box/FBD/LRR-repeat protein At1g13570; this encodes MTMEPSPRRARVGEPAADPLTSLPPPLLDGILTRLDLPYAVRTSALSRAWRRRWEALPYLCLSFVDNPGTAPLAVDRVLARYPGRISNFSFHVDEHSFGRVDDWLVALCDRGVRSINLRCASPFILHSSLFLCAQLTHLKLHQCGLPSLPVGFTGFPMLKVLKLGLVDFPENGESQLEAILVGSPLLETLNLHFVDVRGNDAYSNAWVIRGANLRSLTISSDFDYDWQVKELPCIDEVAIDVGNYVSNIKFRGFLASFAQVRKLSLCACYTSFTGGGLLETLPCTFDNLKSLTLWTHFYEMPAIVLTFCLLRNAPNLEELEITVVKMKNIGWLQNEMYFIELVLSKAAVLRTMHLSLGCRRSKSNEDALCELMTYRRASTHARVFFDGKMK